CGCCGGGCAGGCAGCGCAGGTGCTGGATCAGGCGGCCCAACAGGCCTGTGTCGCGCATGCTCAGAAAGGCATTTGAAAGCCGGGCGGCAGAGGGAGTCCTGCGGTAATTTCGGCCATTTTCTCCTTCTTCATTTTCGCGACCTTGTTGACCGCGTCATTGATTGCGGCCGCGACCAGGTCTTCGAGCATATCTTTGTCGTCGCCGATCAGCGAAGGGTCGATCGTGACCTTGCGGGCTTCGCGCTTGCCGGTCATCAGGATGGTGACCAGTCCGCCGCCGGATTGGCCGACGACTTCCGTGGCTTCGATTTCCGCCTGGGCGCGTTTGAAGTCTTCCTGCATTTTCTGGGCTTGCTGCATGATGCTGCCGAGAGGATTTTTCATGATGGGTTCTCCTTGATTAAACGGGTTCGATGGTGCCGGGAATGACCCGGGCGCCGAAATGTTCTTTGAGCGCCTGAATGTTTTGATCCGCTTCGATCGCCTCGACGGCGGCCTGCTGACGGTCTTCTCTCTGCTTGATCAATTGCTCGGCCGGCGTTGCGCTGGTCGGTTTTTCGACCAGGATCGTCAATTTGACCGGTGTGCCGCGCAAAGTGCGTAACGCGGTCTGCAGCTTTTCGGTCCGCATCGGCGATAGCATGGTTTGAAATGCCGGGTCCAGCAATAACGTGCAATTGCGATCGTTGATCGAGTGCAAGGCACATTGCTGCGCCAGCTGTTTGGTGATGCTTTCGAGCCGCATCGCCGCGATCATTTCCGGCCAATCGTCGCCAGCAGGCAAAGGCTGGGCCGCCGGTGGTGCAGCCGGGTTGTCGCGTGATGGCCTGGCCGGCTCTTCGGGCGGCGGCGGACTGGCTATGGGTATGGGTATGGGTTTCGGCGCGGGACGGGCCGGTGGTGTCGGTATGGGCTTTACGTCAGGCTGCGGATGGGTTTCCGGGGTGCTCGTCAGGGTCGGCCGAAACGCCAGCATGCGCAACAGCGCCATTTCAAAGCCGCCTCTGGGATCGGGGGCGAGATCCAGGTCTTTCTGGCCGAGCAGGCCGATCTGGTAATAAAGATGCACGTCTTCGGGCTGCAATCTGGCGGCAAGCGACTTGATCAGCTCGCTGTCGAGCCCGGCATCGATAGGGATCGGGGCCTGCTGCAGGACAGCGATCGCATGCAGGGCCTGCAGCAGCTGCCGCAGTACGCCGCCGAAATCGGGCGCCAAGTCGGCCAGATCGGCGATGACTTTCAATAGGCCGGGCCCGTCCTGAGCGGCCAGCGCGTTCAACAGATCGCCGACCGGCTGCTGCGCGACGACGCCGAGCATTGCGCCGACTTCGTCGGCGGTCACCTTGCCGTTGCCGTGCACGATGGCCTGGTCGAGCAGGCTCAGGCCGTCGCGCATGCTGCCGTCGGCGGCGCGGGCCAGGAGCTTCAGGGCAGGCGCTTCGAAGGCGATCGCTTCCTGATTCAGGATGAATTCCATTTGCCCGAAGATCTGCTCCGGGGACAAACGCTTCAGGTTGAACTGCAGGCAGCGCGACAGCACGGTGACCGGAATCTTGTGCGGGTCGGTCGTGGCGAGTAGAAATTTGACGTGCGGGGGCGGCTCTTCGAGCGTTTTCAGCAATGCGTTGAAGCTATGCCCGGACAGCATGTGTACTTCGTCGATCAGATAGACCTTGAAGCGGCCCTGGTTCGGCGCATATTGCGCGTTGTCGAGCAGGTCGCGGGTATCTTCGACCTTGGTGCGCGAGGCCGCATCGACTTCGATCAGGTCCAGAAAACGGCCTTCGTCGACATCACGGCAGACCTGGCAGACGCCGCAGGGGTCATAATCCTGGAGGTTCTCGCAGTTGATCGCTTTGGCCAGGATGCGGGCCAGCGTGGTTTTGCCGACGCCGCGCGTGCCGGTAAACAGATAGGCGTGATGCAGGCGATCATGCTGCAAGGCATTGATCAGCGACTTGACGACATGTTCCTGACCGACGATTTCGGAAAAATTATGCGGGCGCCATTTGCGGGCGAGAACCTGGTAACTCATTTCAGGCTCATCAAGGGGTAGAAAGCGGAGTAGGGCGGTAACCGCACCAGCCACATCCCGGCACACGAATCTGCTGCTACCGTTGCTCCCTTCCGGGCCTGGCGGGGTTTGCAGCGTATCGTTGCGGGAGGACCGATACGATTACCATAATTAGCCTTGGCGGCTGTGAGTCGGTTATTATCTTTGTATTTGGCCAAGAATGCAAGTGATCACGAAATATTTTTTGGTGTGCGGCATCGGCGAAGAGCGAATCATGCTAAAGTAAAACATTAGTAGGGCGGATGCCGTCAGGCGATCCGCCGCTGAGCGGCCAGCTTCCGGCGGAACCGCTGGCGCGTTCCGCCTTACGCGGGCTAATTATTTTGAAAAATCGATCGACATGACTGAAGCAGCAACCCTTTTTTCCGAAGCAAGACGTGTGATTCCGGGCGGCGTCAATTCGCCGGTACGTTCGTTCAGCGGCGTCGGCGGCACGCCGGTGTTTATCGACCGGGCGCAGGGCGCCTACATTTACGACAGCGAAGGCAAAGCCTATATCGATTATGTCGGCTCCTGGGGACCGATGGTGCTGGGCCATGCGCATCCCAACGTAATCGCGGCGGTCAAGGCGGCGGCCGAGAAGGGGCTTAGCTTCGGCGCGCCGATCGAAATCGAGACGCGCATGGCCGAGAAGGTGATTGAGCTGGTGCCTTCGATCGAACTGGTGCGCATGGTCAGTTCCGGTACCGAGGCGACGATGAGCGCGATCCGTCTGGCCCGGGGCTACACAAGCCGCGACAGGATCGTCAAATTCGAGGGTTGCTATCATGGCCATTCCGACTCGCTGCTGGTCAAAGCCGGCTCCGGCGCGCTGACCTTCGGCGTGCCGAGTTCGCCGGGCGTGCCGGCGGCGGTCGCCGAAAACACGATCACGCTGACCTATAACGACAGCGAGAGCGTGGCCGAGTTGTTCGCGCAGATCGGCGAACGGATCGCCTGCGTGATCGTCGAACCGGTGGCCGGCAACATGAATTGCATTCCGCCCGCGCCCGGCTTTCTCGAAACGCTGCGCAAAGTCTGCGACGACTACGGCAGCGTGCTGATCTTCGACGAAGTGATGACCGGCTTCCGGGTCGGCCTGCACGGCGCGCAAGGCGTGTACGGCATCAAGCCGGATCTGACCACGCTCGGCAAGGTGATCGGCGGCGGCATGCCGGTCGGCGCGTTCGGCGGTAGCCGCGAGATCATGGAATGCCTGGCGCCGGCGGGCCCCGTCTATCAGGCCGGCACCCTGTCCGGCAATCCGGTCGCGATGGCGGCGGGCCTGGCGACCCTCGGACAGATCGCAAAGCCGGGCTTTTACGAAGACCTCGGCGCCAAGACCGAAAAATTGGCGAACGGTTTGCAGGCGCTGGCGGATCGGGCCGGCATCGCGTTCACCACCAATCGCGTCGGCGGGATGTTCGGGCTTTTCTTCACCGCGAAGGACAAAGTGACCTCTTTTGCCGACGTGATGCAGTGCGATCAGGACCGCTTCAAGCGCTTCTTCCATGGAATGCTCGCCGAAGGCGTGTATCTTGCGCCGTCCGCATTCGAGGCGGGCTTCGTGTCGGCGGCGCACGGCGAGCGGGAGCTGAACGCCACGTTCGAGAAAGCGGCGCATTGCTTCAAGGCGCTGTAAGCGCCTGTCGAGCCGCCGCTGTTTCAAGCCTTTGGCACGCGGTTTTTAGAACGGTCGAACGGTTCGGTGTCTGCGGTGCCGGCCAACTTGAGCGAGGGCTTGCTAAAAAAATTATAAATTGTGGTAAAATTCGCGCCGGTACTTTTATTACCGTTCCATGACCGTTACTGATTTGAAAAAATCAAATAACAAAAAGAAACAGAGGACTCTATAAATATGAAAATTTTGAAAAAAATCGCACTTGCTGCTCTGGTCGGCGCTTCCATGGGTGTTTTCTCAACCTCTGCAATGGCGGAAGCTTCCGATGGCAGAATCGTTTATGCGCCAACCGAGGCGATTGATCTGACTATTAAGAGAATCGAAGTCGCACTCGCGTCGGCGACAACCGGCGCAGATGCCGAAACCGTTGCCAGCCAGGCCAAGGACGCGCTGGATATGAGCAAAGAAATCAATGCGAACGACAAAGTGGATATCGCCCGTTCTCGCGCCAACAATCACTTGAAAGCTGCCCGCAACGCAGCTAAAGCCGGTAATATTCCGGAAGCCGAGCAGCATTTGAGACAGGGACTGCAAGCTTTCAACGCGCTGAAAGAATTGCTGTAATTTTAGCTTGAAACTTATCGGGGGGCATCGTGCTTCCCGATACTTTTGCCTTTTGCTTTTTCCCATTCTTTCCTCGAAAGCCCTCCCTTTAGTGTCCTCCCGCTGCTCCGCCGTCGGCGGAAACCTTGCCGACCCAGGGCATCAGCAGAAGCGCGATAAAGAATACCAATGCCAGCGTATGAAACATCGTATTCATCGTCAGGACTTCGGCTTCCCGCATCGCCAGCCCGTAAAGCTGCTTCAGCGCGGCTAATTCGGCATTCGGCAGGGCGCCGCCGGACAGGCGCTGGGTCAAACCGCCAAGCAAGGCCCGGGCCTCGGGCGATGCCGCCGTGACGTGCTCGCGCAATGCCGCGTAATTCCCCTTGTTCAGCTGGATCATCAGCGTATTCGCGACCGCAAGGCCGATCGCGCCGCCCAGGTTGCGCATCAGGTTGTAAAGCCCGCTCGCGTTCTTGACTTCTTCCTGAGGCAATGTGCCGAGCGCCAGCGTGTTGATCGGCAGAAAACAGAACATCATCGCAAAGCCGCGCAATGCCTGCGGCCAGAAAAATTCCCAGTAGCCGGCTTCGTGCGTCAGATTGCCGTTCAGCCAGCAGCCAAGGCCGAAGAGCAAGAGCCCCAAAGCCAGCATCAACCGCGAATCGAGGACTTTCACCAGTGCGCCGGCCGCGAATGCCGAGATGAACTGGAACAGGCCGGTCACCATCACGTACCGGCCGATCTGCAGGCTGTTCAAGCCCTTGACGCTGGCCAGATAGACCGGCATCAGATAGATGATCGTATAGAGCCCGCAGCCGAGGATGAAGCTGAAGATGCAGCCGACCGCGAAGTTGCGGTTCCGAAAGGCCCACAGGTCGACGATCGGATGGGCGATCGTCAGTTCGCGGTAAAACATCGCGATTCCCGAGGCGAGCGCCGCCACGGTAAAAAATACGATTTCCCGGCTCTCGAACCATTCCTCCTTGACGCCTTCTTCCAGAACGAACTGGACGCTGCCGAGAAATATCACGATATACAGAATCCCGAGAAAATCGATCTTGTTCAGCAATGTCCAGTCAGGATCGTCGACCTTCAGGAACAGCCACGTCGACAATGTTACCAATAGGCCGGGCAGCAGGTTGATCAGGAACAGCGCTTTCCAGGACACCACTTCGGTCAGATAGCCGCCCAGCACCGGTCCCGCGGTCGGAGCCACGGTGACGACCATCCCGACCACGATGCCCATCACCGGCTGCAGGCGGGGAGGAAACAGTGTGTAGATCATCGCGAACACCGACGGGATCATCGCGCCGCCGAACAGGCCCTGGAAGGCCCGGAAGACGACCATCGACGGCAGGTTCCAGGCCAGCGCGCAGCACAGGCTCATCAGGGTGAAGCCGCCGCAGGCCAAGGCAAACAGATAGCGGGTCGACAGCGCCCGGCCGAGCCAGCCGGACAGCGGAATGACCACCACCTCCGCCACTAGGTAGGCGGTCTGCACCCAGGTGATCTCTTCGCGCGTCGCGGACAGGCCGGCCTGGATTTGTTCGAGCGAACTCGCGACGATCTGGATGTCCAGCACTGCCATGAAAATGCCGAACACCATCCCGGTGAAGCCGAGCCATTGTTCGGAACTGACGCCGCCGGGGCTCTTCCGGATTTCCGGCGCCGGAGCGGCTTCGAGTACGGCCGCCATGATCAGCGGACGCGAACCTGAACGACGGCGGACAGCCCCGGCCGAAGTCTGTTCAGGTCCGCATTCTGTCCGAAACGGATTTTGACCGGCACCCGGCGCACGATTTTGGTAAAATTGCCGGTCGCGTTTTCGGGTGGCAACAGGCTGAATTCGGAGCCGGACGCCGGCGCGAAACTGTCCACGGTGCCTTCGAAAAGTCGATCGGACAGCGCATCGACCGAGATCGTCGCCGTCTGTCCGGCTTGCATCAGGCCGATTTGCGTCTCCTTGAAGTTGGCTTCGA
The genomic region above belongs to Methylomicrobium agile and contains:
- a CDS encoding DHA2 family efflux MFS transporter permease subunit, producing MAAVLEAAPAPEIRKSPGGVSSEQWLGFTGMVFGIFMAVLDIQIVASSLEQIQAGLSATREEITWVQTAYLVAEVVVIPLSGWLGRALSTRYLFALACGGFTLMSLCCALAWNLPSMVVFRAFQGLFGGAMIPSVFAMIYTLFPPRLQPVMGIVVGMVVTVAPTAGPVLGGYLTEVVSWKALFLINLLPGLLVTLSTWLFLKVDDPDWTLLNKIDFLGILYIVIFLGSVQFVLEEGVKEEWFESREIVFFTVAALASGIAMFYRELTIAHPIVDLWAFRNRNFAVGCIFSFILGCGLYTIIYLMPVYLASVKGLNSLQIGRYVMVTGLFQFISAFAAGALVKVLDSRLMLALGLLLFGLGCWLNGNLTHEAGYWEFFWPQALRGFAMMFCFLPINTLALGTLPQEEVKNASGLYNLMRNLGGAIGLAVANTLMIQLNKGNYAALREHVTAASPEARALLGGLTQRLSGGALPNAELAALKQLYGLAMREAEVLTMNTMFHTLALVFFIALLLMPWVGKVSADGGAAGGH
- the hemL gene encoding glutamate-1-semialdehyde 2,1-aminomutase, translated to MTEAATLFSEARRVIPGGVNSPVRSFSGVGGTPVFIDRAQGAYIYDSEGKAYIDYVGSWGPMVLGHAHPNVIAAVKAAAEKGLSFGAPIEIETRMAEKVIELVPSIELVRMVSSGTEATMSAIRLARGYTSRDRIVKFEGCYHGHSDSLLVKAGSGALTFGVPSSPGVPAAVAENTITLTYNDSESVAELFAQIGERIACVIVEPVAGNMNCIPPAPGFLETLRKVCDDYGSVLIFDEVMTGFRVGLHGAQGVYGIKPDLTTLGKVIGGGMPVGAFGGSREIMECLAPAGPVYQAGTLSGNPVAMAAGLATLGQIAKPGFYEDLGAKTEKLANGLQALADRAGIAFTTNRVGGMFGLFFTAKDKVTSFADVMQCDQDRFKRFFHGMLAEGVYLAPSAFEAGFVSAAHGERELNATFEKAAHCFKAL
- the dnaX gene encoding DNA polymerase III subunit gamma/tau; the protein is MSYQVLARKWRPHNFSEIVGQEHVVKSLINALQHDRLHHAYLFTGTRGVGKTTLARILAKAINCENLQDYDPCGVCQVCRDVDEGRFLDLIEVDAASRTKVEDTRDLLDNAQYAPNQGRFKVYLIDEVHMLSGHSFNALLKTLEEPPPHVKFLLATTDPHKIPVTVLSRCLQFNLKRLSPEQIFGQMEFILNQEAIAFEAPALKLLARAADGSMRDGLSLLDQAIVHGNGKVTADEVGAMLGVVAQQPVGDLLNALAAQDGPGLLKVIADLADLAPDFGGVLRQLLQALHAIAVLQQAPIPIDAGLDSELIKSLAARLQPEDVHLYYQIGLLGQKDLDLAPDPRGGFEMALLRMLAFRPTLTSTPETHPQPDVKPIPTPPARPAPKPIPIPIASPPPPEEPARPSRDNPAAPPAAQPLPAGDDWPEMIAAMRLESITKQLAQQCALHSINDRNCTLLLDPAFQTMLSPMRTEKLQTALRTLRGTPVKLTILVEKPTSATPAEQLIKQREDRQQAAVEAIEADQNIQALKEHFGARVIPGTIEPV
- a CDS encoding YbaB/EbfC family nucleoid-associated protein, which translates into the protein MKNPLGSIMQQAQKMQEDFKRAQAEIEATEVVGQSGGGLVTILMTGKREARKVTIDPSLIGDDKDMLEDLVAAAINDAVNKVAKMKKEKMAEITAGLPLPPGFQMPF